The genomic region CCGTGCTGGTTACCACGGGCGCGGGATTCATGCCCAAGGTAAAACTGACACTGCTCGGGCCTGAGGGCGAAGTGGTCGGAGTAGGACTTGTTTGGGAGCTGGGGATGTATTTATTGATGATCTTCGCCAGTTCCGCGTATCCCTCGGGTGTTGGTTGCACACCATCCCAGCTCAAGAGGCTGGACCAGTTGCTCAGGGCCCGGAAATCCCTGTCCAGGTCCAACAGCTTGATGCGGCTGTTGCCCTGGGCGGCAATCCAGTCACGCAGTTGCTGGTTCACCCGCTGATTGCGGGCGTCATTACTGTCTTTCCGAGGCAAGAGAGTCATGACAAAGACAGTGGCACCGGATTTCTTGGCCAGCAATGAACTGGTGATCTGCTTGATGTTGTTGACCGTCTCGGCCTCGGAAATATAACGCCAGTCATTGTTGCCGATATT from Thermithiobacillus plumbiphilus harbors:
- a CDS encoding SGNH/GDSL hydrolase family protein; protein product: MAILNHDLKFIGSHTDIYGYGHESLRGNTTRDLMNRLGSIVASDNYLLNIGNNDWRYISEAETVNNIKQITSSLLAKKSGATVFVMTLLPRKDSNDARNQRVNQQLRDWIAAQGNSRIKLLDLDRDFRALSNWSSLLSWDGVQPTPEGYAELAKIINKYIPSSQTSPTPTTSPSGPSSVSFTLGMNPAPVVTST